The following coding sequences lie in one Flexivirga oryzae genomic window:
- a CDS encoding WXG100 family type VII secretion target — protein sequence MHTPTDGYSVNSADLGTHSTDIAQMAEEIDLLMQRMKGKLTTLQASWTGKGANQYAALNAEWTKAQTKVRTALGQIGVAVGSAGTAYAQVEADVVKAFTTSA from the coding sequence ATGCACACACCCACCGACGGCTATTCGGTCAACAGCGCCGATCTCGGCACGCACAGCACCGACATCGCGCAGATGGCCGAGGAGATCGACCTGCTCATGCAGCGGATGAAGGGCAAACTCACCACCCTGCAGGCCAGTTGGACCGGTAAGGGCGCCAACCAGTACGCCGCGCTCAATGCCGAGTGGACCAAGGCGCAGACCAAGGTCCGCACCGCGCTCGGGCAGATCGGCGTCGCGGTCGGCTCCGCCGGCACGGCCTACGCGCAGGTCGAGGCGGACGTCGTCAAGGCGTTCACGACCAGCGCCTGA